One window of Dysidea avara chromosome 11, odDysAvar1.4, whole genome shotgun sequence genomic DNA carries:
- the LOC136237556 gene encoding carnosine N-methyltransferase-like isoform X2 — protein MEDNGGTIQYGYLWDQLECPRYQGVLIIQMLGGFQQQLASGFDMEKVKTTIKQFYRDWSSEGQAERDTCYKPIIDEIKERFPPDKCVPSEVNVLVPGAGLGRLAWEIAQLGYCCQGNEFSMYMLFSSHYILNEVKEANMITIHPWLLHFNNSMSYHHQLCGVKIPDVVPTDLPSYGLFSMAAGDFLEVYTRPDEWDCVATCYFMDTAHNIVAYLENIFYILKPGGYWINFGPLLYHFADMPNELSIELCYDEVHRIARDEIGFQFLEEHTGMKSSYISDPNSMMQMTYNCVFSVATKPPTTVHTTK, from the exons ATGGAGGATAATGGTGGAACCATACAATATGGATACCTTTGGGACCAACTTGAATGTCCtcgttatcaaggtgtcctgattatccag ATGTTAGGTGGCTTCCAGCAGCAACTGGCATCTGGTTTTGACATGGAGAAAGTGAAGACAACCATAAAGCAGTTCTACCGGGATTGGAGTTCTGAA GGTCAAGCAGAAAGGGATACTTGTTACAAGCCAATCATTGATGAAATCAAAGAAAGATTTCCACCAGATAAATG TGTCCCTTCAGAAGTCAATGTGTTAGTACCTGGAGCCGGATTGGGTAGACTAGCATGGGAAATAGCACAACTTG GGTACTGTTGTCAAGGCAACGAGTTCAGTATGTATATGCTGTTCAGCTCCCACTACATCTTGAATGA GGTCAAGGAGGCTAACATGATCACTATACATCCTTGGCTACTACACTTTAACAACAGCATGTCATATCATCACCAACTGTGTGGAGTTAAGATTCCTGATGTAGTGCCAACAGATCTTCCTAGTTACGGATTATTCTCGATGGCTGCTGGTGACTTTCTTGAAGTCTACACAAGACCAG ATGAATGGGACTGTGTTGCCACTTGTTACTTTATGGACACTGCCCACAATATCGTTGCATACTTGGAAAACATTTTCTACATCCTCAAGCCTGGAGGATATTGGATTAACTTTG GTCCTTTACTGTACCACTTTGCTGATATGCCGAATGAGTTATCTATTGAACTATGTTATGATGAGGTACACAGGATTGCTCGAGATGAGATTGGATTTCAATTTTTG GAGGAGCATACCGGAATGAAGTCATCCTATATCTCTGATCCAAACTCCATGATGCAAATGACATACAATTGTGTGTTTAGTGTTGCCACAAAACCACCCACCACAGTTCacacaacaaaataa
- the LOC136237556 gene encoding carnosine N-methyltransferase-like isoform X1 — MAGSDPTGEWTRDFTEEEIAQEKAHVQRVINAFLSYRAHALQRVSRALDNYHKLPSRHQKMLTGHAQHLATVRATVETNHLFVKTIVDKAAGMFEDDPSITIPDPMLGGFQQQLASGFDMEKVKTTIKQFYRDWSSEGQAERDTCYKPIIDEIKERFPPDKCVPSEVNVLVPGAGLGRLAWEIAQLGYCCQGNEFSMYMLFSSHYILNEVKEANMITIHPWLLHFNNSMSYHHQLCGVKIPDVVPTDLPSYGLFSMAAGDFLEVYTRPDEWDCVATCYFMDTAHNIVAYLENIFYILKPGGYWINFGPLLYHFADMPNELSIELCYDEVHRIARDEIGFQFLEEHTGMKSSYISDPNSMMQMTYNCVFSVATKPPTTVHTTK, encoded by the exons ATGGCAGGTAGTGATCCAACTGGAGAATGGACAAGAGACTTTACAGAAGAAGAGATTGCTCAAGAAAAGGCGCACGTTCAAAGAGTCATAAACGCCTTTCTCTCGTACAG GGCGCACGCTTTGCAACGTGTCTCACGTGCTTTAGACAACTACCACAAGTTGCCCAGTCGTCACCAGAAGATGTTAACTGGACATGCACAACACCTAGCAACTGTTAGAGCCACTGTAGAAACTAACCACCTGTTTGTAAAGACCATAGTGGACAAAGCAGCAGGCATGTTTGAAGATGATCCCAGCATTACAATACCTGACCCA ATGTTAGGTGGCTTCCAGCAGCAACTGGCATCTGGTTTTGACATGGAGAAAGTGAAGACAACCATAAAGCAGTTCTACCGGGATTGGAGTTCTGAA GGTCAAGCAGAAAGGGATACTTGTTACAAGCCAATCATTGATGAAATCAAAGAAAGATTTCCACCAGATAAATG TGTCCCTTCAGAAGTCAATGTGTTAGTACCTGGAGCCGGATTGGGTAGACTAGCATGGGAAATAGCACAACTTG GGTACTGTTGTCAAGGCAACGAGTTCAGTATGTATATGCTGTTCAGCTCCCACTACATCTTGAATGA GGTCAAGGAGGCTAACATGATCACTATACATCCTTGGCTACTACACTTTAACAACAGCATGTCATATCATCACCAACTGTGTGGAGTTAAGATTCCTGATGTAGTGCCAACAGATCTTCCTAGTTACGGATTATTCTCGATGGCTGCTGGTGACTTTCTTGAAGTCTACACAAGACCAG ATGAATGGGACTGTGTTGCCACTTGTTACTTTATGGACACTGCCCACAATATCGTTGCATACTTGGAAAACATTTTCTACATCCTCAAGCCTGGAGGATATTGGATTAACTTTG GTCCTTTACTGTACCACTTTGCTGATATGCCGAATGAGTTATCTATTGAACTATGTTATGATGAGGTACACAGGATTGCTCGAGATGAGATTGGATTTCAATTTTTG GAGGAGCATACCGGAATGAAGTCATCCTATATCTCTGATCCAAACTCCATGATGCAAATGACATACAATTGTGTGTTTAGTGTTGCCACAAAACCACCCACCACAGTTCacacaacaaaataa
- the LOC136237555 gene encoding histone H4 transcription factor-like, with product MSKKALKENIVCEWGAPAICGSEFGTVNEATLHMREHLLLCRAPNATYQCSWRDCGWSTQNLSEFHRHSLFHPFHTYLKYVGSEWQKRRQLPDCGLDPSMSNILPSFDKELECLWSGGKCGDKFDCVSDFYDHVASHCSTEMKCQWSDCSFTGKSKYKLAEHMQTHTQEKTVACPACGGLFSCRSRFKDHLERQVEVNKYTCSYCGKGFMNERLLKEHVRNHINIIKCPKCDLTVNSQGRLMQHLKWRHGDLCEHVCKICHKSFKSSNNLRKHMDIHGTSLLVCGANGCSYVTNSLGCLQRHQQAMHSDTGNMYGCHVCNAQYSRGQSLTKHLINQHGFKYPPGHYRFRYITSLDGVKRLQTVRLVDVSTMEEDGLQQQGTPDNISADEN from the exons ATGTCAAAGAAAGCTTTGAAAGAAAACATCGTATGTGAATGGGGCGCCCCAGCAATATGCGGCTCTGAATTTGGCACAGTCAATGAAGCAACCCTACACATGCGCGAACATCTACTTCTATGTCGTGCCCCTAATGCTACCTATCAGTGCTCATGGCGGGATTGTGGGTGGAGCACACAAAATTTATCAGAATTTCATCGTCACAGCTTATTTCATCCCTTCCACACGTACCTGAAATATGTCGGCAGTGAGTGGCAAAAGAGACGTCAACTTCCTGACTGTGGACTAGACCCTAGTATGTCCAACATTCTACCAAGTTTTGATAAGGAGTTGGAGTGTCTGTGGTCTGGCGGAAAATGTGGAGATAAGTTTGACTGTGTCAGTGACTTTTATGACCATGTTGCATCACACTGTTCAACTGAAATGAAATGTCAGTGGTCAG ATTGCTCATTTACTGGTAAGAGCAAGTACAAGCTAGCAGAacacatgcagacacacacCCAGGAGAAGACTGTGGCATGTCCGGCATGCGGAGGACTCTTCTCTTGCCGGTCACGGTTCAAGGACCATCTTGAGAGACAGGTGGAGGTTAACAAATACACTTGCAGTTATTGTGGAAAAGGTTTTATGAATGAAAGACTTCTTAAGGAACATGTCAGGAATCACATCAACATTATAAAGTGTCCAAAGTGTGACCTCACAGTAAACTCACAAGGAAGGTTGATGCAACATTTGAAATGGAGACATGGTGATCTGTGTGAGCATGTTTGCAAGATCTGCCACAAATCATTCAAGTCATCCAATAACCTACGCAAACACATGGATATACATGGGACGTCTCTACTGGTCTGTGGAGCTAATGGCTGTAGTTATGTCACCAATAGTCTTGGTTGTCTGCAACGTCACCAGCAGGCCATGCACAGTGACACAGGCAACATGTATGGCTGTCATGTGTGTAATGCTCAGTACAGTCGAGGACAATCTCTGACTAAACACTTGATCAATCAACATGGCTTCAAGTACCCGCCTGGGCATTATCGGTTCAG GTATATCACCAGTCTTGATGGAGTTAAGAGATTGCAGACAGTACGACTTGTTGATGTTAGCACGATGGAAGAGGATGGGTTACAACAACAAGGGACACCTGATAACATTTCTGCAGATGAGAATTAA
- the LOC136237550 gene encoding synaptic vesicle glycoprotein 2C-like produces MEKRMTGIEESTDLRDRSDSDSSLSGETESKSDLNKLSSTLDSIGYGFFHIILTLVSGWALASDSVEILCISFISPAAEHDLYLSKKKEGWLDASIFIGMMIGGYFWGGWADAVGRRTCLLNSLMLNGCAGLVSAFMPSYGWFLTFRIFSGIGVGGSIPVIFSYFSEFFSNKKRGPFIVILSMFWTVGQVYTALLAWLVIPRGCIEFRLFGLDFHNWRVFAMLCTIPSLSSALFLFLLPESPSFLLLMKKQKRLSKALSTVSRINSLCYGRRKPAGSFIEIDISKEEEHLSFSKRGGTLDSTVKGALRDAGMKVVYIFNTTKKLFSKEFIRRTVVLVIIMFTLSYGYYGLQLWFPEYFKHVIDENKPKNSTDDDDYNNCTNTDVKPYKDSLYEATASVPGNFLGVVVINIIGGKLLLTGSMLTSGISVFFIWWVKATEDVVIILSCVFNGVSIAGWNALNVLNASSFPTELRSTAMGFQAAVGRIAAIGGIVTFGSFYNSSPTLPILIVAVCLFTGGICTMALPAVSKADKHNFIVRGTNRLCSCVIVNVFGINKPYRSSYTKL; encoded by the exons ATGGAGAAGCGAATGACAGGAATCGAAGAAAGTACCGATCTTCGGGACAGGAGTGACTCAGATTCTTCCTTAAGTGGCGAAACGGAGTCTAAAAGTGATTTGAATAAACTGTCAAGTACTCTCGACTCGATAGGGTATGGGTTCTTCCACATTATTTTAACACTGGTGTCCGGATGGGCCTTAGCATCAGACTCAGTAGAAATTTTGTGTATATCATTTATCAGTCCTGCCGCAGAACACGATCTTTATTTATCAAAGAAGAAGGAAGGTTGGCTCGATGCCAGCATCTTCATAGGAATGATGATTGGAGGGTACTTCTGGGGAGGATGGGCGGATGCAGTTGGAAGGCGTACTTGTCTTCTCAACTCGTTAATGCTCAATGGTTGTGCAGGTCTTGTATCCGCCTTCATGCCAAGCTATGGATGGTTCCTGACCTTCAGGATATTTAGTGGAATTGG GGTTGGAGGTTCCATTCCAGTAATTTTTTCATACTTTTCTGAGTTTTTCTCAAACAAGAAACGAGGTCCCTTCATCGTAATTCTCTCAATGTTTTGGACTGTTGGACAAGTATACACTGCGTTGCTAGCCTGGCTGGTGATACCAAGGGGCTGCATTGAGTTCCGTCTGTTTGGGTTGGATTTCCACAACTGGCGGGTGTTTGCGATGCTCTGTACTATTCCAAGTCTGTCGTCCGCCTTGTTTCTGTTCTTGCTACCAGAAAGCCCATCATTTCTGCTGCTC ATGAAGAAGCAGAAGAGACTATCCAAGGCATTGTCTACTGTTTCAAGAATCAACTCTCTCTGTTATGGCagg CGTAAACCAGCTGGCAGTTTCATCGAGATAGATATCTCCAAAGAAGAAGAACACCTTTCCTTTAGCAAGCGGGGTGGTACCCTGGATTCAACTGTGAAGGGAGCTTTACGTGATGCTGGCATGAAAGTTGTCTAT ATATTCAATACTACAAAGAAGTTGTTCTCGAAGGAGTTTATCAGACGTACGGTAGTATTGGTGATCATCATGTTTACGTTATCATATGG GTATTACGGGCTGCAGTTGTGGTTCCCAGAATACTTCAAACATGTCATTGATGAGAATAAACCTAAAAATTCCACTGATGATGATGACTACAATAACTGTACCAACACCGACGTAAAACCATATAAGGATAGTTTGTATGAAGCAACTGCCAGTGTACCAGGCAACTTCCTAGGAGTTGTTGTGATCAACATTATTGGAGGGAAACTGCTGTTGA CTGGCAGTATGCTAACGTCTGGGATCAGTGTATTCTTCATATGGTGGGTGAAGGCTACTGAAGATGTTGTGATCATTCTCAGCTGCGTATTCAACGGTGTCTCCATTGCTGGATGGAATGCTCTGAACGTACTCAACGCTTCATCCTTCCCTACCGAACTAAG GTCCACAGCTATGGGGTTTCAAGCTGCAGTTGGACGTATCGCTGCAATCGGTGGCATTGTCACATTTGGATCGTTCTACAACTCATCACCTACACTGCCAATTCTAATAGTAGCCGTGTGCTTGTTCACGGGAGGGATCTGCACCATGGCACTACCAGCAGTTAGCAAGGCAGACAAACACAACTTTATTGTGAGAGGCACGAACAGATTATGTTCTTGTGTTATAGTAAATGTGTTTGGAATTAACAAACCATATCGTTCCAGTTATACTAAATTATAA
- the LOC136237556 gene encoding carnosine N-methyltransferase-like isoform X3: protein MDKRLYRRRDCSRKGARSKSHKRLSLVQMLGGFQQQLASGFDMEKVKTTIKQFYRDWSSEGQAERDTCYKPIIDEIKERFPPDKCVPSEVNVLVPGAGLGRLAWEIAQLGYCCQGNEFSMYMLFSSHYILNEVKEANMITIHPWLLHFNNSMSYHHQLCGVKIPDVVPTDLPSYGLFSMAAGDFLEVYTRPDEWDCVATCYFMDTAHNIVAYLENIFYILKPGGYWINFGPLLYHFADMPNELSIELCYDEVHRIARDEIGFQFLEEHTGMKSSYISDPNSMMQMTYNCVFSVATKPPTTVHTTK from the exons ATGGACAAGAGACTTTACAGAAGAAGAGATTGCTCAAGAAAAGGCGCACGTTCAAAGAGTCATAAACGCCTTTCTCTCGTACAG ATGTTAGGTGGCTTCCAGCAGCAACTGGCATCTGGTTTTGACATGGAGAAAGTGAAGACAACCATAAAGCAGTTCTACCGGGATTGGAGTTCTGAA GGTCAAGCAGAAAGGGATACTTGTTACAAGCCAATCATTGATGAAATCAAAGAAAGATTTCCACCAGATAAATG TGTCCCTTCAGAAGTCAATGTGTTAGTACCTGGAGCCGGATTGGGTAGACTAGCATGGGAAATAGCACAACTTG GGTACTGTTGTCAAGGCAACGAGTTCAGTATGTATATGCTGTTCAGCTCCCACTACATCTTGAATGA GGTCAAGGAGGCTAACATGATCACTATACATCCTTGGCTACTACACTTTAACAACAGCATGTCATATCATCACCAACTGTGTGGAGTTAAGATTCCTGATGTAGTGCCAACAGATCTTCCTAGTTACGGATTATTCTCGATGGCTGCTGGTGACTTTCTTGAAGTCTACACAAGACCAG ATGAATGGGACTGTGTTGCCACTTGTTACTTTATGGACACTGCCCACAATATCGTTGCATACTTGGAAAACATTTTCTACATCCTCAAGCCTGGAGGATATTGGATTAACTTTG GTCCTTTACTGTACCACTTTGCTGATATGCCGAATGAGTTATCTATTGAACTATGTTATGATGAGGTACACAGGATTGCTCGAGATGAGATTGGATTTCAATTTTTG GAGGAGCATACCGGAATGAAGTCATCCTATATCTCTGATCCAAACTCCATGATGCAAATGACATACAATTGTGTGTTTAGTGTTGCCACAAAACCACCCACCACAGTTCacacaacaaaataa
- the LOC136237552 gene encoding uncharacterized protein — protein MSSKRKEVYWSVDSSPAVKINVSANDVPTKPPSVGTNIQTAERHKKKTSRRSTLKTLCAEDKHKVRLLIEDLAKTGAEKDAIELLLKKERSEFDGKLAHLQLEQQSLLEERRRLERSLQESELKLQAIRSHNNKTGQDIPVYRSAPVAPHLQWSHGHPAPPTKFINMDHGLNYPLGDDVITRQSSSSTVSSLSSITSPLHLSDITTAPQPPASTAVSQPRPAANSKASPLASTQPHPHLAYSSSSCIDTATQTVVHTGVQTEFYHTTPVTTIPVQPSQQSVTSLAVSSQEYSKMEQLMATALLNAKDTINTIETLSQSLLLKNVSREASLTVMPPGSYSQHVTYSQDVTNNPVVSMATVQDVVNNPVVVNMRGVTNNPAVVNTHSVTNKPVVTITQEQSANTQENDHLQSTLITPPSSSHANHMATPPQHNYTLYNDVTHLTEDDSYRDDELQLEDLAATLNSTLAPSSWHHSNYFDDVSYIMPTTPHRTRHSNVTTATQPVGKRLLIGQTDSEILKDLFFIQ, from the exons ATGAGTTCCAAGCGTAAAGAAGTCTATTGGAGTGTGGATAGCTCGCCAGCTGTTAAGATAAATGTATCGGCAAATG ACGTCCCCACCAAACCACCTTCAGTAGGTACCAACATACAGACAGCAGAACGTCATAAGAAGAAGACATCaa GACGTTCAACATTAAAGACACTATGTGCTGAAGATAAACACAAAGTAAGGTTGTTGATTGAAGATCTGGCTAAGACTGGAGCTGAGAAGGATGCAATTGAACTTCTACTGAAGAAAGAGAGAAGTGAATTTGATGGAAAGTTGGCTCATCTTCAGCTAGAACAACAAAGTCTACTAGAAGAGCGAAGAAG ACTTGAAAGAAGCTTACAAGAATCAGAACTCAAATTACAAGCCATCAGATCTCATAACAACAAG ACTGGACAGGACATTCCTGTTTATCGCTCTGCTCCTGTTGCACCACACCTCCAGTGGTCACATGGTCACCCAGCCCCACCTACTAAATTTATTAATATGGATCATGGACTAAACTACCCGTTGGGTGATGATGTAATAACACGTCAATCATCGTCATCAACTgtatcatcattatcatcaatTACCTCACCGTTACATCTCAGTGATATTACTACTGCACCTCAACCGCCAGCTAGCACTGCTGTATCGCAGCCACGCCCAGCAGCCAACAGTAAAGCCTCCCCATTGGCTAGTACCCAGCCTCACCCACATCTTGCatacagcagcagcagttgTATTGATACGGCCACACAGACGGTGGTGCATACTGGCGTACAGACAGAATTTTACCATACTACTCCAGTAACTACTATACCAGTACAACCATCACAACAAAGTGTCACCTCATTAGCTGTTAGCTCTCAGGAATATAGCAAGATGGAACAATTGATGGCTACAGCACTACTGAATGCTAAAGACACTATTAACACAATAGAGACATTATCGCAATCATTGTTATTAAAGAATGTTAGTAGAGAGGCTTCCCTTACTGTGATGCCGCCAGGGAGCTACTCACAACATGTGACTTATTCTCAGGATGTGACTAACAATCCAGTAGTGAGTATGGCTACTGTTCAAGATGTGGTTAATAATCCAGTAGTAGTGAATATGCGTGGTGTGACTAATAACCCAGCAGTAGTCAACACACACAGTGTGACTAATAAACCAGTAGTGACTATTACACAGGAACAGTCAGCTAATACTCAAGAAAATGATCACCTTCAGAGCACCCTCATAACTCCTCCCTCATCATCACATGCAAATCACATGGCCACACCTCCTCAACACAACTACACACTATACAATGATGTCACTCATCTGACTGAAGATGACTCTTACAG GGATGATGAGCTCCAGTTGGAAGATTTAGCGGCTACCCTCAACAGCACGTTAGCTCCCAGTAGCTGGCACCACAGTAACTATTTTGATGATGTGTCCTATATAATGCCCACCACTCCACATAGAACAAGACATTCAAATGTTACCACAGCCACTCAGCCAGTTGGAAAACGCCTTCTCATTGGCCAAACTGACAGTGAAATTCTAAAAGATCTCTTTTTTATACAATGA